Proteins from a single region of Terriglobia bacterium:
- a CDS encoding tetratricopeptide repeat protein, with the protein MLEEAREKLQGAVKQDPEFNRARYYAAVVDDMLGNSTEAVRELEELLAKNPAFKDEAEYNLAVSYYHRYYREHIVAALQLFQKVIGESPDIVLKYMARAGLVRSFSMMVLHSIGVSDESGAAEFFDRAKTESGALLQELATDTSVDHRTKNEITWRVLNGRGVGFMFASDLQKDPKSRRRELNESLRDFREADRRSRDNWEIVCNLGSVRMRMGYTYKVEGSAGNAKEEFDVAKRYIRDVIDRIRPNYGFALYEMGRIYRVESEFNEARRWFDKAKMIPEKNRNVSDKTIAKQVERTNQGDSTF; encoded by the coding sequence GTGTTGGAGGAAGCGCGAGAAAAACTCCAGGGCGCTGTCAAACAGGACCCGGAGTTCAATCGGGCCCGATACTATGCGGCGGTCGTCGATGACATGCTTGGAAATTCGACGGAAGCCGTGCGTGAGCTTGAAGAATTATTGGCGAAGAATCCCGCGTTCAAAGACGAAGCAGAATATAACCTGGCAGTGAGCTACTACCATCGCTATTATCGCGAACATATTGTGGCAGCCCTCCAGCTTTTTCAGAAAGTGATAGGAGAGTCACCGGACATTGTGCTCAAGTACATGGCGCGTGCGGGACTCGTCCGTTCGTTCTCGATGATGGTGCTTCACAGCATCGGAGTAAGCGATGAATCGGGTGCGGCCGAATTCTTCGACAGGGCAAAGACGGAAAGCGGAGCCTTGTTGCAGGAACTGGCGACGGATACGTCGGTTGACCACAGAACGAAGAATGAGATTACTTGGCGTGTGTTGAACGGGCGTGGTGTCGGGTTTATGTTCGCGTCGGATTTGCAGAAAGATCCCAAGAGCAGACGGCGGGAGCTCAATGAATCTCTAAGAGACTTTCGAGAAGCTGATCGGAGGAGTCGCGACAACTGGGAGATCGTCTGCAACCTTGGTTCGGTTCGCATGCGAATGGGCTATACATATAAGGTCGAGGGCTCTGCGGGGAACGCAAAAGAGGAATTCGATGTCGCGAAACGTTACATCCGTGATGTAATCGATCGAATCCGGCCCAATTACGGTTTTGCATTGTATGAGATGGGGCGGATCTATCGGGTAGAAAGTGAATTTAACGAGGCACGGCGCTGGTTCGACAAAGCCAAGATGATTCCTGAGAAAAACCGGAACGTCAGCGACAAGACGATTGCGAAACAAGTTGAAAGAACGAATCAGGGCGACAGCACGTTTTAG